From the Mycoplasma putrefaciens KS1 genome, the window TTTTTCTATCAACAACTTGTTGATCTTTACAAGCAAATAGTTCTCGATTAATAATCCTTTTTGATAAATCACTTAATATTTGATCATTTTCTTCTTTACAATTTGAAAAAATGTTAAACATTAAATAATCATCAATTTTAAGATATTGCTCTAATTCAAGATCTTTGTTGTTGAATAGATTATTAAACAACCCTACTATTCTATCATCTTTAAATTGATATTTGTTTTTAAATAAAGATTTAACTCTTTTAAATCAACTTATAAATACAGCATCAAAACTAATTGAAATTTTGTGATTATAAACTTGCTGGTACATATGATATCTTCCTAGCAAATAAGATTCAATAGCATAGATTGTTTTAAAAGGAAAGACAATTTTATCATCTTTGATTTGAGCGTTTCTAATTAATCACTTAACATCTAAAGTTGCATAATCAACGCCACAGTTATAAGAATCTCTAATTAAATAATCAAATCTATCAGCATCAATTTGTGAACTAACTAATAAATTAATAATTTTATTTTTGTACGTTCCTTGGATAATTGAAACTATATCATTTGCATCAATTTGATAGTTTCTTAAAATTTTGTTGATATCTCCATTGGGATTTTTAATAATTTCAGCTGTGTATTGTTCGTGAGATTTATTTGTGATTTTTTCAAATGTGTGAGAAAAAGCTGTGTGACCTACATCATGCATCAAACCTGCCAATTTAACTAGCATTTGTTCTTTTTTATCAATAAATTGAAAAGCTTTATTTTTAAAAAATTCTGTTAAAACATGATATACACCAATACAGTGACTAAATCTTGTGTGTGTGGCGCTTGGATAGGCAAATTGTGTTCCAGCAAGTTGCAAAATTCTTCTTAGTCTTTGCATTTCACTTGTATTAATAATTTCAATATAAACGGGATGATCAAAATAAATATCTCCGTGAACATTATCTCTAATTACTTTTTCATACATCTTAATCACCTATTACTTACTAAAAGAATTTATGTTATTTAAGACTTTTTCTTTTCCTAATAAGAAAATAACATCTGCTAGGCTAGGACCATGTTGAGATTTTGAAGTAAATATTCGAATAGGCATAAATAATTCTTTACCTTTAACTTGTGCTTTTTGACTTGTTAATTTGATGGCTTGTTTAATATTTTCTAAACTTCAAGTATCTAAATTATTAATTGCAGTTGTAAACACATCAATAACTTTTTGAGAATTTTCTAAACTAGATAGTTCGTTGATGGTTTTATCATCTAAATCAAAATCACTAAAAAATAAATCTAAATGTTTATTTATTTGCGCACCATATTCTAACTCTTTTTTAAATAATAATAAAACAGCGTTTAATCAAGACTTTTCTTTTTTAGTAATATCAAATTTATTGGTATCAATAAATTTAGTTACAAACTCAAGATATTGATCATCACTTAATTGTTTCATATAAACTGAATTAATTCATTTCATCTTAATCATATCAAAAGTAGATGGGGACTTACTAAAACGTTTTTCATCAAACATTTCTATTAATTCACTAACAGATAAGATTTCTTGTTCACCTTTAGGAGATCAACCTAACAGAGCTATATAGTTAAAGATTGCTTGAGGTAAGTAACCTTGATTTTTATATTGCTCTATAAAAAATAATGCGTTACCACTTCTTTTTGATAGTTTTTTACCTGTTGAATCAACAATCAAAGTTAAGTGTCCAAAGACTGGATAATTTCAATTAAAAGCATCATAAATCATCATCTGACGAGGGGTATTGGAAATGTGCTCTTCACCTCTTAAAACGTGAGTAATTTGCATGTCAAAATCATCAACAACAACAGCAAAATTATA encodes:
- a CDS encoding HD domain-containing protein, which gives rise to MYEKVIRDNVHGDIYFDHPVYIEIINTSEMQRLRRILQLAGTQFAYPSATHTRFSHCIGVYHVLTEFFKNKAFQFIDKKEQMLVKLAGLMHDVGHTAFSHTFEKITNKSHEQYTAEIIKNPNGDINKILRNYQIDANDIVSIIQGTYKNKIINLLVSSQIDADRFDYLIRDSYNCGVDYATLDVKWLIRNAQIKDDKIVFPFKTIYAIESYLLGRYHMYQQVYNHKISISFDAVFISWFKRVKSLFKNKYQFKDDRIVGLFNNLFNNKDLELEQYLKIDDYLMFNIFSNCKEENDQILSDLSKRIINRELFACKDQQVVDRKTIVDKLLQKGYDPEYYLLEIITKPSVMYKVKQDNFKDENIYLIDNVTNQIKTLEEVSKLFCTMNEINNQPNEIKYLFPKEVE
- the gltX gene encoding glutamate--tRNA ligase, which gives rise to MSYRLRYAPSPTGFLHIGNTRTALMDFLFAKHYNGSFIVRIEDTDLERNVSGAIESQFENLKWLGINCDESVFNPGDAKYGKYVQSQKFDRYRDLANQLVEKKLAYRCFCTSEELEKDYQQQTSQGIIATKYSQKCLKLSEKEIQLKLTNNKEFSIRFKVPENKKWIINDIVRGEVSFDSKDLGDFIIIKSNGIATYNFAVVVDDFDMQITHVLRGEEHISNTPRQMMIYDAFNWNYPVFGHLTLIVDSTGKKLSKRSGNALFFIEQYKNQGYLPQAIFNYIALLGWSPKGEQEILSVSELIEMFDEKRFSKSPSTFDMIKMKWINSVYMKQLSDDQYLEFVTKFIDTNKFDITKKEKSWLNAVLLLFKKELEYGAQINKHLDLFFSDFDLDDKTINELSSLENSQKVIDVFTTAINNLDTWSLENIKQAIKLTSQKAQVKGKELFMPIRIFTSKSQHGPSLADVIFLLGKEKVLNNINSFSK